DNA from Coffea arabica cultivar ET-39 chromosome 10c, Coffea Arabica ET-39 HiFi, whole genome shotgun sequence:
ACCCTCTGATACATACACCTTGAATGCAAGAGAGATTaatttataaaaagaaaaatgaatgcaTAGTGTACTGAACAGAACTTCCGCGGCACGTCAATTCTCTCCAATTGTAGTGTACCATGATGTCCACAACCATAACATGGACATATGTGGTCTATAAATCCTGTGCAGGCAACTGCCTTTCTTCTTTAACGTACGTTAATATCCTAGCAACCATAAACTTCAAACTTGCAAACAGGCGAAATCGTATTCCATTTCCACGCCCGGCCCACCCGGCGACAGAAGAGAGATGGACACCCTTCAAATTCTTCGCATGAATGGCGGAGAAGGAGAGACCAGCTATGCAAAGAATTCAGTCGTACAGGTTTGATTACATGCATATTATTAACCATGTCAGCAGTACATGATACTCGTAATTAAGATGTTAAGTCTATTACTAATACATATAATACTACTTGACACTACTTCACATAGATTTAAATGTGATCCCTAGCAAAAGAGATGATATAAGATTTATACTTTATAGCCACTTGGACTGTTGGACATGCTCTTATAAGTTATTTCTGTTCGTGTGAGATGTTTAAAAGAAGACATGGATGGATGTTGGGGATGATAGAGTAAATAAAGTTTCTTTTTGTCGCAGCCCTGTCTCTTTTTTTCCAATTGAACTTTTCTTTGGTTTCTTGTCGCTGGAAGTCACATGTAATTTCTCTTGATGTTACTGGCAGAGGAAGATAATGAGCTATGAAAGTCCAAGTATTGAGGAAGCAGTGACTGACATATTGTGCAAGAATTTCTCGGAGACCATGGGCATGGCAGATTTAGGCTGTTCATCGGGGCCTAACACTTTAACGTTGGTATCAGAAGTCATAGACATGGTAAATTCCAAAAGCCAGAAAATGGGTTTTTCGCTTCCGGAGGTAAGGGTTTCTCTTAATGATCTTCCAGGCAATGACTTCAACGATATATTCGTGTCATTGCCGACATTCTACCAGAAGCAGGAAGAAGAGAAGGGTAAAGGGTTCCGGAACAATTGCTTCATATCATGCGTGGGAGGTTCTTTTTATGGAAGGCTGTTTCCTAAGAAGAGTCTGCATCTCGTTCACTCTTCTTCAAGTCTTCACTGGCTATCTCGGGTAAATTTCATCCAAGTTTTCTTTAGACAAAGAGACTATTAAAAGTTGGCAATTATTTTAGACATGGAAagcagtttttttctttttcaaagaaaaagatGTCGGACAAAATTTGACTCCTTCAATTGCCTAATGCCAATATTTTCGAATCCTGTATCCGTATCTGATGGTTAGGAGTAAAAACGACGTGAGAAAAGATCGAAAGgtttaaaaaaagaaagcaaaagatCTACTCGCAGTTAGAACTTTTATGTCAAAATAATTTGGGTATTAATTGCCAAAAAAAACACCTTTCCAATCAACCTTTCTGATTTTGAATTCCAATTGACATGGCCGTAGTACAAAATCATAAACTATATATGGCAATAAAATTGCGACTGTGAATACTTTTCAATTTGGAAAGGACAATTGGCTGATGGTTTGGATTTTTTTTGGAGACATTTAGGGAAAATCtgcaaaaaataaaggaaaactgAATGGAAGACAAAAGCGTACTGTTTTTCGTCTCAAAATGCATTAGTGCAAAACCAGGAATGGTCAACTAAGTTTCATACTTACTACCTTGGCAATCCTAGTAATATGCTGCTAGCATGTCAATTTCCCTAGAGATATTAAGTAAAGtatcaaattcaaattcctttTTGCGAATGCGATAATGATTGATCCTATTAATTAGTCTTCTCTTGTATGTTTTTCATTCTGTTatttcttttctaatttttcaacatttttcttttttatacaTTCAAGTTTGGGCGGTTTGACaatcaagaaatcattttcacaGCATTTTCAGTTCTTGAACTGTCGATAAACATAACACTGGTGTACCACTTATAAGTGTTCTCTTGttaatttttactttttaggAGAAAAGAGCCTTCTTCTTCAAAGCACGAAAATATTCCTCAATGTTTTGGTGGCTCTACGCGACTACGCTTTCATTGACCCAAGAAGATAGAATGCACCTGAATTGGATTCGTTTATTTCTTGCTTAATTCGTTAGAATAATTTGTCTATCTTGGATTCGAAACTGCCCCTTCATTAATGGTCAATaatattcttcttctttaaaACTAAATTCTCCAAACTGTCAAAGAGACCCAACATTTTTCTTACTCAAAAATTAGAAGAACGAACTTTTCCTCAGAAATCACTTTGTGTAGGATCAACATCATGGATGGTTGTATTTGAGTTACGATCTTATTGGTGGATCACCTTTGTCTGTATACTAACTTCAAGGATAAATATTCCATACATATATAGTTTATACACTATCAAAACTTGATATATAAAAATCAATCTTAATACcgataaaaagttaaaaattgatggcaatgtatatatatatgtgtgtgtgtgcgctATACTAATATCGAATGCTTATGTATAGGCTCCTCCTCGTCTGGCTGTAGATGCTGCCGTACCTTTAAACAAAGGAAAGATATACATTTCCAAGACGAGTCCGTCAAGCGTTAGCAAGGCATACCTATCGCAGTTTCGGGAGGACTTGTCACTCTTTCTCAAGTCACGATCGGAAGAGATGGTCCCTGGTGGCCGCATGGTCCTATCGTTCTTGGGCAGGACCTCTGCAGATCCAGCCACGGAACATGGTGGCCACCAATGGGAGTTATTAGCCAAAGCCCTAACCAGTATGGTTTCCGAGGTGACATGCAAAAACTTTCCATTAtagtgtgtgtgtttttttcttcactttcttggtaacaaaattttaacaaaCATGCTATTGTCCTCACTAGGATATTAGTATTGTACTTCTTCTAATTAAGTTCTAACAAAGCAAATGGCATTTTGAGAGCTTAATATTACTTCAACTTTTGGAATTTTTGTATCAGCAacgtctttttttttaactgttTGATGCTGTTACCGTTAAATGCTAGTCCTAATCAGTAgtattaacttttttttttttggggtgggggggggggggtaaggAAGTAGTATTAACTTTAACTATAAATTGCAGGGACGTGTTCTAGAGGAGAAAATTGATTCCTTTAATGCCCCTTACTATGCTCCATCTTTGGAGGAAGTAAGAAATGAGGTAGAAGAAGAAGGTTCTTTCGTGATTAAGAGTCTGAAAGCCTTGGAAGTTGAGTGGGATGCAGGATTTCAAACCGATTCTGCTTGTGAAATCCAGGAGAACAAACGCAAGATATCATCTAGGGGTGGCCGAGTAGCGAAAACCATTAGGGCCGTGGTTGAATCTATGTTGGAATCTCAGTTTGGAAGGGATattattgatgatttattcGTGAAATATGCAGAATTGGTAGATGACTACTTCTCAAGGACCACGCCAATCTACATCAATTTGGTCCTGTCCGTCACGAGAAAGGGTCCCTAGCTATATGATGATTATATATGGTGATTATGATTTATGGAACAATGAAATTGTCTGAATACTCCTTGAACTAGACAATACCATTACTTCTTTCGCAGAGGTCATACATGGATTTAATTTGCTTATATATGCTTCATTCAACATTGCAGCTGGAACTATTTTGATTTCAGTGTAATGTTTGTGGTGTAGACAAGGAAATTGCTGTTgtagtttcaaatttttatttttcaaggcATCAGAAATTGTTTTGAAAAAATGCTAGTGAACTATGAACGTacaatctttttttctttttttttgatggGATAATATTACAAGAAATGCACGTGGTGAAAGCATTGCAATGAACAAATTAAAATACAAATATATAGTTGGAAGTACAACTCGATGAAACTACATACAATCATATTTTGATGAAATGATCAAATAATAAATAACAACAAAACAGAATAATTCCCAAAGGAACAATCAGCATACTCCATATTGCCGTGTATTTATTGCTGACCTTCCTTATCTTTTTGTCCACTCTATTTCCGGGTGCTTGGTCACAGCCTCTGTAGGCTGTACTTTGGACAGTTTTAAAACATCCTCCTTATAttcagaaaatgaaagaaaggaaaaaaaaaaaaaaaccagcacTACTCAATCTCTTCAAACACaacaagaaaaaagataaaaaacaaaaaaaaaaatgcacatacacacacacacacacaaaagtaAGTGCTACTGAGACAGAATTCTGTGTGGTTCTTGCTAGCTGCATATCAAAGGCTTGAAAGCGACAAGAGGAGGAATTCAAGGCCTCTACAAATGGTGATTGTCTCGGTCAAATTCTTATTGTAAGCTTTAATTTAATTCCAATGGCTTACTTTTTAATATACATACACTCCCCTATGGGTGGTGTTatgtttatgttttttttttttttgattgtttttcctttttctggaTACAAGAAGAAACTTTATCATGAACATTGTTGGAATCGTCAACTACAAATTCAGTTACAAAAGTCAGGTGACTCTTTTagttttttggcaaaatttttcAATTCATGTGTAACTCTATTAGTTTCTCTAAAAGCCTAATCGACATacaagacactcaaatttcgcaATTAAATTTTCGTGTCATCGATCAAAGGGCATTTTGGATTACCGAGAGACCTCCGTCTCCAAAATGATAACAGATATATTCGAGAGCCAAAACTATAGTAATGAGGTTCTTGGAATTGTATCCAAATTTTAGCGAACACCAAATTAAAATGATGAATATGGGTTAGATTATCTACTAAAGTAGAATGATTTTGTTGttgaatatatattttttaattcttcCACCCTCTCCACATCCTTCCcacttttgttgtttaattatatatatatatatatatatccatatAAATGAAATGATAAATATTTCACTAAATAAAATCAAGTATTGTTTCAAGTTTATGTTATTAGCCATAAAGCATGGTAGAACCTGATTCAGGATTTTCCAATTGGATCATTTCCAAATTAATCTGTAGTAGGATTCAGTTGCAGCATATCCTTCTTCTTAGAAAGATACATGTAAtttattggaaagataaaaagttgaTCGGAAATTGTGTTTGTCATGTAAACAATCTCAAGAAACTCATTATTATATATACCATATATAAAAGTACTTTGAATGATTTATCGATGagtgtttcttacttttttgaTTTGTCTAATATGcccaaaattatataaaatgtTAGCTTGAGTGTAAAATTGAGTATCACAGACAATTAAGACAATACTAAATTTACAATTTGGCTAAAATTTAAACTTTATTAGTCTCATCCTCCTTGTATTTCTATTTTTAATTTGTACATAATTCTTCCTCTTATACTCGGTAAGTAGTTTCTTAATTTATAAGTAGTCTTTtaatttgtatgtttttcaagaAGTTAATAAGAAAGGACAATTGTTGGTACTAATATACGTCAAATACGCTGATTATTGCGACTATCAAAATGAATACATGCAAATTTACAATCCTTTGTGAACAGTGATTTCATGAAATCTTTGGGTGAAAATAGAAATAAGGTAATTGATGGTTGGAATTGTAAAGGCTACACAATAgcttttctttttatcttttttttttatgttattgGGAAATCAATGCCCGATTGATTAATCGACATGATTTTCACGCTCCGATCATTTCATGTAAGCTAATTATCCATATctacatttttaccttaacttctattaatttttaattttgtattgattttttttacttggggttttctctttttttttggttaattgtGTTGTGCtatttgatgatgatgatttaataaaaatcagattttctaTCTAAATTggatagattttttttaaaattcctgaTGATGATTATACTGTCAATCTATGGTGTTATTCATTTAGATACATCAAATTTTAATAGATGAATTCAAAAGaataa
Protein-coding regions in this window:
- the LOC113714420 gene encoding probable jasmonic acid carboxyl methyltransferase 2, with the protein product MDTLQILRMNGGEGETSYAKNSVVQRKIMSYESPSIEEAVTDILCKNFSETMGMADLGCSSGPNTLTLVSEVIDMVNSKSQKMGFSLPEVRVSLNDLPGNDFNDIFVSLPTFYQKQEEEKGKGFRNNCFISCVGGSFYGRLFPKKSLHLVHSSSSLHWLSRAPPRLAVDAAVPLNKGKIYISKTSPSSVSKAYLSQFREDLSLFLKSRSEEMVPGGRMVLSFLGRTSADPATEHGGHQWELLAKALTSMVSEGRVLEEKIDSFNAPYYAPSLEEVRNEVEEEGSFVIKSLKALEVEWDAGFQTDSACEIQENKRKISSRGGRVAKTIRAVVESMLESQFGRDIIDDLFVKYAELVDDYFSRTTPIYINLVLSVTRKGP